A window of Amycolatopsis australiensis contains these coding sequences:
- a CDS encoding CoA transferase, whose protein sequence is MTGPLSGLRVVELSSYVATPLCGLTLAQLGADVIRVEPLGGAADRTRWPLADSGTSLYWSGLNKGKRAIAVDLESTEDRRRIADFIVRSGPCAVVANTDRHPELSYRALSARRPDLIHVLLSGRADGGAAVDYTVQAGTGFPCLTGPPGSPPVNHVLPAWDVAAGLYLAIGLLAAERHRVLTGRGRAIEVALEDVALATAGNLGYLAEAQVTDHERGKSGNDVYGTYGRDFVTADGIRLMLVVLTQRHWTKLMSATGLTGTFAQLSESLGIDFSSESARYEHRDLISTLLARWFSRTSFREAAEVLDRHRILWQRYRTFAELGPALGELDLFTEIDQPGVGRHWAPGSPIRIDGTRPAPGIAPAVGEHNDELLGPGTSGRTTSRPARGHRGIA, encoded by the coding sequence ATGACCGGGCCGCTGTCCGGGCTGCGGGTCGTCGAGCTGTCGAGTTACGTGGCGACGCCGCTGTGCGGGCTCACCCTGGCCCAGCTCGGCGCCGACGTCATCCGCGTGGAACCGCTCGGCGGCGCGGCCGACCGCACCCGCTGGCCCCTCGCCGATTCCGGGACGAGCCTCTACTGGTCCGGCCTCAACAAAGGAAAGCGCGCGATCGCGGTCGACCTCGAGTCCACTGAGGACCGCCGGCGGATCGCCGACTTCATCGTCCGGAGTGGACCGTGCGCGGTCGTCGCGAACACCGACCGCCATCCCGAACTTTCGTACCGGGCGTTGTCCGCGCGACGGCCGGACCTGATCCACGTGCTGCTATCCGGCCGGGCGGACGGTGGCGCCGCCGTGGACTACACCGTCCAGGCGGGCACCGGATTCCCCTGCCTCACCGGGCCGCCGGGCTCGCCCCCGGTGAACCACGTCCTTCCCGCCTGGGACGTCGCCGCCGGGCTCTACCTGGCCATCGGCCTGCTCGCGGCCGAGCGGCACCGGGTGCTGACCGGCCGCGGCCGCGCGATCGAGGTCGCCTTGGAGGACGTCGCCCTCGCGACCGCGGGCAACCTCGGCTACCTGGCCGAAGCGCAGGTGACCGACCACGAGCGGGGCAAATCGGGCAACGACGTGTACGGCACGTACGGCCGTGACTTCGTGACCGCGGACGGGATCCGGCTGATGCTGGTGGTGCTGACGCAGCGCCACTGGACCAAGCTGATGTCGGCCACCGGCCTCACCGGCACGTTCGCCCAGCTGAGCGAGTCGCTCGGCATCGACTTCTCGTCGGAGTCCGCGCGTTACGAGCACCGCGACCTGATTTCGACGTTGCTGGCGCGATGGTTCTCGCGCACCTCGTTCCGGGAGGCGGCGGAAGTGCTCGACCGGCACCGCATCCTCTGGCAGCGCTACCGGACTTTCGCCGAGCTGGGCCCGGCGCTCGGCGAGCTGGATCTGTTCACGGAGATCGACCAGCCCGGCGTGGGCCGCCACTGGGCGCCGGGCTCCCCCATCCGGATCGACGGCACCCGCCCGGCGCCGGGAATCGCGCCCGCCGTGGGCGAGCACAACGACGAGCTGCTCGGGCCGGGGACCTCCGGCAGAACCACTTCCCGGCCGGCACGCGGCCACCGCGGCATCGCGTGA
- a CDS encoding alpha-L-fucosidase: protein MVRKIAAATGTTTGSTGTSRNTSARFLSQVAAQDPCQRLSAHLALGEDARWRHPAHPPASSPTSWRSSPPAGSDQDPKSFAPAALDCGQWAKAAGMTFGVLTTKHHDGFCLWPSKLTGYTVANSSCRQDVVAEYVSAFRSRGLVPALYFSIWDRTQGIAAGSVSRADLDFVKGQLTELLTRYGEIPALVIDGWSWQMGLREVPYGEIRDHIRSLQPQCAVVCLTGITEPWGTDVVFYEEPKGVWTAPDNTYAACQGQTIAANGWFWHPSTPTTSLLTADDIVHRHLERLEPRWSTFILNCPPGPRGLLDDTVVARLREVGALWRPDPARPPLPPRPDRLRHPLTPVAATATSGDAAKAIDGYSDYNGSAQQTLWQTTGALPQSVTLDLGTVRPGIDMVSYLPRQDQVNGQYVTTGNVTGFRVETSTGGVRFTPAAGGGWAADKTLKRAKFSPRPARYVRFTATAAEGGFAVASQLDCGRS, encoded by the coding sequence ATGGTCAGGAAGATCGCTGCCGCGACGGGAACCACCACCGGAAGCACCGGGACCTCACGAAACACCTCGGCTCGATTCCTCTCGCAAGTCGCAGCGCAAGACCCCTGCCAGCGCCTTTCCGCACATCTTGCCCTAGGCGAAGACGCACGCTGGCGACACCCTGCCCACCCTCCGGCCTCGAGCCCGACATCGTGGCGCTCCTCACCACCGGCTGGAAGTGACCAGGACCCGAAGTCGTTCGCGCCGGCCGCGCTGGACTGCGGTCAGTGGGCGAAGGCGGCCGGGATGACCTTCGGGGTGCTGACCACCAAGCACCACGACGGGTTCTGCCTGTGGCCGTCGAAACTGACCGGCTACACGGTGGCGAACAGCTCCTGCCGCCAGGACGTCGTCGCCGAATACGTCAGCGCGTTCCGCTCCCGGGGTCTGGTGCCCGCGTTGTACTTCTCCATCTGGGACCGGACGCAGGGGATAGCGGCCGGTTCCGTCAGCCGGGCCGACCTGGACTTCGTCAAGGGCCAGCTGACCGAGCTGCTCACGCGGTACGGGGAGATTCCGGCGCTGGTCATCGACGGCTGGTCGTGGCAGATGGGTTTGCGGGAGGTGCCCTACGGTGAGATCCGCGACCACATCCGGTCGCTGCAGCCGCAGTGCGCGGTGGTCTGCCTGACCGGGATCACCGAACCGTGGGGCACCGACGTCGTGTTCTACGAAGAGCCGAAAGGCGTGTGGACCGCGCCGGACAACACCTATGCGGCATGCCAGGGCCAGACGATCGCGGCCAACGGCTGGTTCTGGCACCCGAGCACGCCCACGACGTCGCTGCTGACCGCGGACGACATCGTGCACCGGCACCTCGAGCGGCTGGAACCCCGCTGGTCGACGTTCATCCTCAACTGCCCACCGGGGCCGCGTGGCCTGCTCGACGACACCGTCGTCGCCCGGCTGCGGGAGGTCGGGGCGTTGTGGCGGCCTGATCCGGCCCGTCCGCCGCTGCCACCGCGGCCCGACCGGCTGCGCCACCCGCTGACGCCGGTGGCGGCGACGGCAACCAGCGGCGATGCGGCGAAGGCGATCGACGGCTACAGCGACTACAACGGCAGCGCGCAGCAGACGCTCTGGCAGACCACCGGCGCCTTGCCGCAGTCGGTGACTCTGGACCTCGGCACCGTCCGGCCGGGGATCGACATGGTCAGCTACCTGCCCCGCCAGGACCAGGTGAACGGCCAGTACGTCACCACGGGCAACGTCACCGGCTTCCGCGTCGAGACCAGCACCGGCGGCGTCCGCTTCACCCCGGCGGCGGGAGGAGGCTGGGCGGCGGACAAGACGCTGAAGCGCGCGAAGTTCAGTCCCCGGCCGGCGCGGTACGTGCGGTTCACCGCGACGGCCGCGGAAGGCGGGTTCGCGGTGGCGAGCCAGCTCGACTGCGGACGGTCCTGA
- the dmpI gene encoding 4-oxalocrotonate tautomerase DmpI — translation MPIVTVQQGPRSVELKRELVKRITDAFVAAYSLPPETVQVWIHEFPAESWGAAGKLTADK, via the coding sequence ATGCCCATTGTGACTGTCCAGCAGGGACCGCGCAGCGTCGAGCTGAAGCGCGAACTCGTGAAGCGGATCACCGACGCTTTCGTCGCCGCGTACTCGCTGCCGCCCGAGACCGTGCAGGTGTGGATCCACGAGTTCCCGGCCGAGAGCTGGGGCGCTGCCGGGAAGCTCACCGCGGACAAGTAA
- a CDS encoding M1 family metallopeptidase has protein sequence MRGANLSRGRLLAVSCALSAGLLAATSPAADAAPAPVFSPGAPGAGDPYFPDMGNGGYDVSHYDIRLTFDPGTHAIDATTTIFATATQNLSRFDLDFQGPLTIGKLSVNGLNATFTRSGAQELVITPPFGLRQGSAFVVSVSYAGVPQQIDDPALGLSGWVATKDGAVALNQPIGAATYYPVNDTPDDKATYTQTITVPAGLTVLANGEPGPTTTHDHQTTFRWSMNRPMASELSMLAIGGYHVTRGVTAGGLPDITAIGQSIDTKPGQDTVFNQTTAQIVQWESSMYGQYPFDSTGGILADVGVGYALETQSRPVYDQKTSDVDGDLLAHELGHQWFGDSLTPVHWSDIWLNEGFATYSEWLYQEKFNNVPVQQTFAKAYADEKDWSGEVADPGRDHIFDDLVYNRGAMTLQALRTKIGDRAFFDVLRQWPAAHRYGNVSTRDFIEFVERLTGRDLGSFFHAWLYQPGKPKL, from the coding sequence ATGCGGGGCGCCAACCTCAGCCGTGGCCGCTTGCTGGCCGTTTCCTGTGCACTGTCCGCCGGCCTGCTGGCCGCGACCAGTCCCGCGGCGGACGCGGCGCCGGCGCCGGTGTTCTCCCCCGGTGCGCCAGGCGCCGGGGATCCGTACTTCCCCGACATGGGCAACGGCGGCTACGACGTCAGCCACTACGACATCCGGCTGACGTTCGACCCCGGGACCCACGCGATCGACGCGACCACGACGATCTTCGCCACGGCCACCCAGAACCTCTCCCGCTTCGATCTCGACTTCCAGGGACCGCTGACGATCGGCAAGCTCTCGGTGAACGGCCTGAACGCCACCTTCACCCGCAGCGGCGCCCAGGAGCTGGTGATCACCCCGCCGTTCGGGCTGCGGCAGGGCAGCGCGTTCGTCGTCTCGGTGAGCTACGCCGGTGTCCCGCAGCAGATCGACGACCCCGCGCTGGGCCTTTCCGGCTGGGTCGCCACCAAGGACGGCGCCGTCGCGCTCAACCAGCCGATCGGGGCGGCCACCTACTACCCGGTGAACGACACCCCCGACGACAAGGCGACCTACACCCAGACCATCACCGTGCCGGCCGGGCTCACCGTGCTGGCCAACGGTGAGCCCGGGCCCACCACCACGCACGATCACCAGACCACCTTCCGCTGGTCCATGAACCGCCCGATGGCCAGCGAGCTGAGCATGCTCGCGATCGGCGGCTACCACGTCACCCGCGGCGTGACGGCAGGCGGTCTGCCCGACATCACCGCGATCGGCCAGTCGATCGACACCAAGCCCGGTCAGGACACCGTGTTCAACCAGACCACGGCCCAGATCGTCCAATGGGAATCGTCGATGTACGGGCAGTACCCGTTCGATTCGACCGGCGGCATCCTCGCCGATGTCGGGGTCGGCTACGCCCTCGAGACGCAGAGCCGGCCGGTCTACGACCAGAAGACCAGCGACGTCGACGGCGACCTGCTCGCCCACGAACTCGGCCACCAGTGGTTCGGCGACAGCCTCACCCCGGTGCACTGGTCGGACATCTGGCTCAACGAAGGCTTCGCGACCTACTCGGAGTGGCTGTACCAGGAGAAGTTCAACAACGTCCCGGTGCAGCAGACTTTCGCCAAGGCCTACGCCGACGAGAAGGACTGGAGCGGCGAAGTCGCCGACCCCGGACGTGATCACATCTTCGACGACCTGGTCTACAACCGCGGCGCGATGACCCTGCAGGCGCTGCGCACGAAGATCGGCGACCGCGCCTTCTTCGACGTCCTCAGGCAGTGGCCGGCGGCCCACCGGTACGGCAACGTCTCGACGCGGGATTTCATCGAGTTCGTCGAGCGACTGACCGGCCGCGACCTCGGCTCGTTCTTCCACGCCTGGCTTTACCAGCCGGGCAAGCCGAAGCTCTGA
- a CDS encoding VanZ family protein, giving the protein MVVPVAAAIFLTMLWHLHRRDRLSAPRAVVALALCVYAAGVVANTVFPIFLNKPAQTALWKVYVVPLTGYEVGDAVTNILVFIPVGILVPLLLAKAPWWRVVAVAAAFSLTIELAQLVTGNLLGGGHVADVNDLLSNTAGAALGFGLFSILSRMPVAADLINRFRWR; this is encoded by the coding sequence GTGGTGGTTCCCGTCGCGGCAGCGATCTTCCTGACCATGCTGTGGCACCTGCACCGCCGCGACCGCCTCTCGGCACCACGCGCCGTCGTCGCTCTTGCCCTCTGTGTTTACGCCGCCGGAGTCGTCGCGAACACAGTGTTCCCGATCTTCTTGAACAAGCCCGCCCAAACCGCGCTGTGGAAGGTCTACGTCGTGCCGCTCACCGGGTACGAGGTCGGCGACGCGGTGACGAACATCCTGGTCTTCATCCCTGTCGGGATACTGGTGCCGCTACTTCTGGCCAAGGCTCCATGGTGGCGCGTAGTGGCCGTGGCCGCCGCGTTCAGCCTGACGATCGAACTGGCCCAACTGGTCACCGGAAACCTCTTGGGCGGCGGCCATGTGGCCGACGTGAACGATCTGCTCTCCAACACAGCCGGCGCTGCGCTCGGCTTCGGCCTGTTCTCCATCTTGTCTCGGATGCCGGTCGCTGCCGATCTCATCAACCGGTTCCGCTGGCGCTGA
- a CDS encoding acyl-CoA thioesterase domain-containing protein produces MSFFEAGGELLHPLPAARAHWGGGGQLRGMVTSGALARAAESAVTRSGGAGLLRPARWTVDLLRPAGFEPCRATAEVVRRGRRLCLVEAALRQREVLVARATGLFLAAGTPVTGNVWAPDDAPPLPPPGLRPSTTEPRVYYSESTGWTSSPEPHQNSGRKMLWAFPQELVRGERPTPFQHAAMVADLVNLVTNWGDAGLEFINADLSLALSRPPAEDLHLGLSTIHRAEDDGVAVATAAVFDRDGAFGTVTGTAIIAAAPVDPRRVVAGAGERAQQAP; encoded by the coding sequence ATGAGCTTTTTCGAGGCCGGCGGCGAACTCCTCCACCCCCTGCCCGCGGCCCGCGCGCACTGGGGCGGCGGCGGGCAGTTGCGCGGCATGGTGACGAGCGGAGCGCTCGCCCGCGCCGCCGAGTCGGCCGTGACCCGTTCCGGCGGCGCCGGGTTGCTGCGGCCGGCACGCTGGACCGTCGACCTGCTGCGCCCGGCCGGTTTCGAACCCTGTCGCGCCACCGCCGAGGTGGTGCGCCGAGGACGGCGGCTGTGCCTCGTCGAAGCGGCACTCCGGCAACGCGAGGTGCTGGTCGCCAGGGCGACCGGGCTGTTCCTGGCCGCCGGCACACCGGTCACCGGCAACGTGTGGGCACCGGATGACGCACCACCGCTCCCGCCGCCGGGCCTGCGCCCGTCGACGACCGAACCACGGGTCTACTACAGCGAGAGCACCGGCTGGACGAGCTCGCCGGAGCCGCACCAGAATTCCGGCCGGAAGATGCTCTGGGCCTTCCCGCAGGAGCTCGTGCGGGGCGAACGCCCCACGCCGTTCCAGCACGCAGCCATGGTCGCCGATCTGGTCAACCTGGTGACGAACTGGGGCGACGCCGGCCTGGAGTTCATCAACGCCGACCTCAGCCTGGCCTTGTCCCGCCCACCGGCCGAAGACCTGCACCTGGGCCTGTCCACGATCCACCGCGCCGAAGACGACGGCGTGGCGGTGGCGACCGCGGCGGTGTTCGACCGCGACGGCGCGTTCGGCACCGTGACGGGCACCGCGATCATCGCCGCCGCCCCGGTCGACCCGCGCCGGGTCGTGGCCGGCGCCGGGGAAAGGGCCCAGCAGGCACCCTGA
- a CDS encoding LysR family transcriptional regulator, producing the protein MELRQLRYFVTVAEELHFGRAAQRLHIVQAAVSQQIRKLERELGIDLFDRSPRTVRLTTAGQLFLPEARAVLAAESRAKARIAELTATKSAVLRLGTSNGLGEHLDRVLDRLSALVPRLSVELVSAATEARLDRVRAHTLDATFVRGVTAAPELRLIPLWRDRLTVALPAGHPSAATEAVDLAELAGLPLRLADRARNAPLHDLMVASCRAAGFEPVFGAPAGHLQDSLAMIGNGGAWTVVYEAQARRLVAPRVAFRAPATPIRMTTLLATSETNPPWCLDELLRACDHDA; encoded by the coding sequence GTGGAACTTCGCCAGCTCCGGTATTTCGTGACCGTCGCCGAGGAACTGCACTTCGGGCGAGCCGCGCAGCGGCTGCACATCGTGCAGGCCGCGGTGAGCCAGCAGATCCGGAAGCTGGAGCGCGAACTCGGCATCGATCTGTTCGACCGGTCGCCCCGGACAGTACGGCTCACCACGGCGGGCCAGCTGTTCCTGCCCGAGGCACGTGCGGTACTCGCCGCGGAAAGCCGGGCGAAGGCCCGGATCGCCGAGCTGACCGCGACGAAGTCGGCCGTGCTGCGGCTGGGCACCAGCAACGGCCTCGGCGAGCACCTGGACCGGGTACTGGACAGGCTGTCCGCGCTTGTCCCGCGGCTGAGCGTCGAGCTGGTTTCGGCCGCCACCGAGGCCAGGCTCGACCGGGTCCGGGCACACACGCTGGACGCGACGTTCGTCCGCGGCGTCACCGCCGCCCCAGAGCTGCGGCTGATCCCGCTGTGGCGCGATCGGCTGACGGTGGCCCTGCCCGCCGGGCACCCGTCGGCCGCGACGGAAGCCGTTGATCTCGCCGAGTTGGCGGGCCTGCCGCTGCGGCTGGCCGACCGCGCCCGCAACGCGCCGCTGCACGACCTGATGGTGGCGTCCTGCCGGGCAGCGGGATTCGAGCCGGTGTTCGGCGCGCCGGCCGGCCACCTCCAGGACAGCCTGGCGATGATCGGCAACGGCGGCGCCTGGACTGTGGTGTACGAAGCCCAGGCGCGACGGCTGGTGGCACCCCGGGTCGCGTTCCGCGCCCCGGCGACGCCCATCAGGATGACCACGCTGCTCGCGACGTCGGAGACGAACCCTCCGTGGTGCCTGGACGAGCTGCTGCGCGCCTGCGATCACGATGCGTGA
- a CDS encoding crotonase/enoyl-CoA hydratase family protein, whose amino-acid sequence MNLESDHGTVTLARDGHVLLIGLNRPDKRNAFNRAMLHDLSRAYALLESDPGLRAGVLFAHGEHFTAGLDLADVAPVIEAGAALHPADGRDPWRLDGHWTTPVVAAAQGRVLTLGIELLLAADIRVAAPDARFSQLEVRRGIYPFGGATLRFPREAGWGNAMRWMLTGDEFDAAEAHRIGLVQEVVADPRQRARAIAHSIADDAAPLGVRAVLASAHRARDHGDSAAIDDLTPTVTRLLASADGKEGVRSFLERRKAAFTGR is encoded by the coding sequence ATGAACCTCGAATCCGACCACGGCACCGTCACGCTCGCCCGCGACGGTCACGTCCTGCTGATCGGCCTCAACCGCCCCGACAAGCGCAACGCGTTCAACCGCGCGATGCTGCACGACCTCTCCCGCGCCTACGCCCTGCTCGAATCGGACCCCGGCCTGCGCGCCGGAGTGCTGTTCGCCCACGGTGAGCACTTCACCGCCGGACTCGACCTCGCCGACGTCGCTCCGGTGATCGAGGCCGGTGCCGCACTCCACCCGGCCGACGGGCGCGATCCGTGGCGGCTGGACGGCCACTGGACGACGCCGGTGGTCGCCGCCGCGCAGGGCCGGGTGCTGACGCTCGGCATCGAGCTGCTCCTGGCCGCCGACATCCGGGTCGCCGCCCCCGACGCCCGCTTCAGCCAGCTCGAGGTCCGCCGCGGAATCTACCCGTTCGGCGGAGCGACCCTGCGTTTCCCCCGCGAAGCCGGCTGGGGCAACGCCATGCGCTGGATGCTCACCGGCGACGAGTTCGACGCCGCCGAAGCCCACCGCATCGGGCTGGTCCAGGAGGTCGTCGCCGATCCCCGGCAACGCGCCCGCGCAATCGCCCACAGCATCGCCGACGACGCGGCACCTCTCGGCGTGCGCGCGGTCCTCGCCTCGGCGCACCGGGCGCGTGACCACGGCGACTCGGCCGCCATCGACGATCTCACCCCGACCGTCACCCGGCTGCTCGCCAGTGCCGACGGCAAGGAAGGCGTCCGGTCGTTCCTCGAGCGGCGCAAAGCCGCGTTCACCGGCCGGTGA